A region from the Oncorhynchus keta strain PuntledgeMale-10-30-2019 chromosome 5, Oket_V2, whole genome shotgun sequence genome encodes:
- the LOC118365533 gene encoding transcription elongation factor 1 homolog → MGRRKSKRKPPPKKKLTGNLDTQFTCPFCNHEKSCDVKMERTRNTGIISCTVCLEEFQTPITYLSEPVDVYSDWIDACEAANQ, encoded by the exons ATGGGACGCCGAAAGTCAAAGAGGAAGCCACCTCCCAAAAAGAAACTGACGGGTAACTTGGACACCCAATTCACCTGTCCCTTTTGTAACCACGAGAAGTCCTGTGATGTCAAAAT GGAACGCACTCGAAACACAGGGATAATATCGTGCACCGTCTGCTTGGAAGAATTCCAGACTCCCATTACTT ATCTTTCAGAACCAGTGGATGTTTACAGTGATTGGATAGATGCTTGCGAAGCAGCCAATCAGTAG